Proteins encoded within one genomic window of Gloeobacter kilaueensis JS1:
- a CDS encoding HlyD family efflux transporter periplasmic adaptor subunit → MSTTQPRPGASRFFWVAAFSALAALGAVGLGFKQRTEVMRAHEAESKARAAARSTLVVALGFVEPESRVIHVAAPLQTDSARLKLLTVEEGDTVEAGERLAVLDTEDRLKAQFAAAAIQVRLKQLALSQQRFEIASTLAAREADLARARAQVDLASTDYSRQEALFAQGAVTAASVESKRRDYLSAEASFAQAQAALKRMEAHAAAPTGNSQIDVALSEQQLNAARADLAVARANLDQATIRAPIAGKILAVHAHQGERIGQEGLLDMGGTTRMRAVVEVYQSDVARLKPGQRVKITGESLKVPVLGTIERIGSYVRRQSVINNDPATDTDARVVEVRIRFDLAASRALADYTNLQVRAEFLP, encoded by the coding sequence GTGTCAACCACCCAACCCAGGCCGGGAGCGAGCCGCTTTTTCTGGGTTGCAGCCTTCAGCGCGTTGGCTGCCCTGGGGGCGGTGGGACTGGGTTTCAAGCAGCGCACCGAGGTGATGCGCGCCCATGAAGCCGAGAGCAAAGCCAGAGCCGCTGCTCGATCCACCCTGGTTGTGGCCCTGGGTTTTGTCGAACCTGAAAGCCGCGTCATCCACGTTGCCGCGCCCCTCCAGACGGACTCGGCGCGCCTCAAATTGCTCACCGTCGAGGAGGGCGATACGGTTGAAGCGGGTGAGCGTCTGGCGGTTCTCGATACTGAAGACAGGCTGAAGGCGCAATTCGCCGCTGCCGCTATCCAGGTGCGGCTGAAACAATTGGCCCTATCGCAGCAGCGCTTTGAGATTGCCTCGACCCTTGCTGCGCGCGAGGCGGATCTTGCGCGCGCCAGGGCGCAGGTGGACCTTGCCTCCACCGACTACAGCCGGCAGGAGGCACTTTTTGCCCAGGGCGCGGTTACAGCGGCCAGCGTCGAATCGAAGCGCAGGGATTATCTTTCGGCTGAAGCCTCGTTTGCCCAGGCGCAGGCGGCGCTCAAACGCATGGAAGCCCACGCTGCTGCACCGACAGGCAATAGCCAGATCGATGTTGCTCTAAGCGAGCAGCAGCTCAACGCCGCCAGAGCCGACCTTGCAGTGGCACGGGCGAACCTCGATCAAGCGACAATCCGCGCTCCGATCGCCGGAAAAATTCTTGCCGTCCACGCGCACCAGGGCGAGCGGATTGGCCAGGAGGGCCTGCTCGATATGGGCGGGACGACCAGGATGCGGGCCGTCGTCGAGGTCTATCAGAGCGATGTCGCTCGCCTCAAACCCGGCCAGCGAGTAAAGATCACCGGCGAGAGTCTCAAGGTGCCGGTGCTGGGCACAATCGAGCGCATCGGCAGCTACGTCAGACGCCAGAGTGTCATCAACAACGACCCGGCAACCGACACCGATGCGCGCGTCGTCGAGGTGCGCATCCGGTTCGATTTAGCGGCCAGCCGCGCTCTTGCCGACTATACCAACCTCCAGGTGCGGGCGGAGTTCCTGCCATGA
- a CDS encoding TetR/AcrR family transcriptional regulator has product MNLNARPSRRRRKDARPAEIIEAARVVFESRGYAAARLDDIAEVAGVTKGTIFLYFDSKEALFRAVIEATQTPPLALVTGLIDNLEPPFADAFFVIARIFPQAAAQPKMDNLALLIFREAGNFPELARYFKERVADTAQALLRRLIQRGLDAGEFSCADPDYVARFAVGGLMQLMLWNRTMGQYSEDPHEVERYLAVWAQSVVALLGARGDTRDA; this is encoded by the coding sequence GTGAACTTGAACGCCAGGCCCAGCCGCCGTCGCCGCAAGGACGCTCGCCCCGCCGAAATCATCGAGGCGGCGCGGGTGGTCTTTGAAAGTCGTGGCTATGCGGCGGCGCGGCTCGACGACATCGCTGAGGTGGCCGGTGTGACCAAGGGGACGATCTTTCTTTACTTCGACAGCAAGGAAGCGCTCTTTCGGGCGGTGATCGAGGCGACCCAGACGCCGCCCCTTGCCCTGGTCACGGGGCTCATCGATAACCTTGAGCCTCCCTTTGCCGATGCCTTTTTTGTGATTGCCAGAATTTTTCCGCAGGCGGCGGCCCAGCCGAAGATGGACAACCTGGCACTGCTCATCTTTCGCGAGGCAGGTAACTTTCCGGAGCTTGCCCGTTACTTCAAAGAACGGGTGGCCGATACGGCCCAGGCTTTGCTGCGGCGCTTGATTCAGCGCGGGCTCGACGCGGGGGAATTTTCCTGCGCCGACCCGGACTACGTGGCGCGGTTTGCCGTCGGGGGTCTGATGCAGTTGATGCTCTGGAACCGGACGATGGGGCAGTACAGCGAGGATCCCCACGAGGTGGAGCGCTACCTGGCCGTCTGGGCGCAGTCGGTGGTGGCCCTGTTGGGAGCACGCGGGGACACTCGCGATGCTTAG
- the devC gene encoding ABC transporter permease DevC: MIPQLVARLWTRTPLGWYQLLHNRRRLIVAVAGVAFANILIFMQLGFLGALFESSVIPIRLLDADVVLMSPEARGLANLGTIPRRRLYQALGVKGIKSGITFQFGTLSYRNPATHKLISAMVFAVDPNAHAFNDPQINAQLPTLKLIDTALFDQRTRGDFAATLAAMRRGERVRTEILGREITFAGLFSVGASFENDGTLVMSDQTFLHVAPRRSLSAITAALLKVNLGTDPEQIAATLHLVLPPQDTQVITKAAWIRFIQDYLAKETPIGFVFTFGVTVGLFIGFVIVYQILFADVNDHLAEYATFKAMGYTDGFLLSVVFEEALLLAVLGFVPGFAITLGFYEITRLVTHLPIAMDAARIALVFALSFGMCAASGAIATRRLSAADPADIF; the protein is encoded by the coding sequence ATGATCCCGCAGCTCGTTGCCCGGTTATGGACCCGCACACCCCTGGGATGGTACCAGCTCCTGCACAACCGGCGGCGGCTCATCGTCGCCGTAGCAGGTGTCGCCTTCGCGAATATCTTGATCTTTATGCAACTCGGGTTTCTGGGGGCGCTCTTTGAATCGAGCGTCATTCCGATCCGACTGCTCGACGCCGACGTGGTGCTGATGAGCCCCGAGGCGCGCGGCCTGGCTAATCTCGGCACCATCCCCAGGCGGCGGCTCTACCAGGCTCTAGGCGTCAAGGGCATTAAAAGCGGCATCACCTTTCAGTTCGGCACCCTGAGCTACCGCAATCCTGCGACCCATAAGCTGATAAGTGCGATGGTCTTCGCCGTCGATCCGAACGCCCACGCCTTTAACGACCCGCAGATCAACGCCCAGTTGCCGACGCTGAAATTAATCGATACGGCGTTGTTCGACCAGCGCACGCGCGGCGATTTTGCTGCCACCCTCGCTGCTATGAGGCGCGGCGAGCGGGTGCGCACGGAGATCCTCGGACGGGAAATCACTTTTGCAGGACTGTTCTCGGTGGGGGCATCCTTTGAGAACGACGGCACTCTGGTGATGAGCGACCAGACTTTTTTGCACGTTGCGCCGCGCCGCAGCCTGAGTGCGATTACCGCCGCCCTGCTGAAGGTCAACCTCGGCACCGATCCGGAGCAGATAGCCGCTACCCTGCACCTGGTGCTTCCCCCTCAGGATACGCAGGTGATCACGAAGGCAGCCTGGATCCGGTTTATCCAGGACTACCTGGCAAAGGAGACCCCGATCGGCTTTGTCTTTACCTTCGGGGTAACGGTCGGTCTATTCATCGGCTTTGTGATCGTCTATCAGATTCTTTTTGCCGACGTGAACGATCACCTCGCTGAGTACGCCACCTTCAAGGCGATGGGTTACACGGACGGCTTCTTACTGAGCGTCGTCTTCGAGGAGGCGCTGCTCCTCGCCGTCCTGGGCTTTGTACCAGGATTTGCCATTACCCTTGGCTTTTATGAAATCACCCGGCTCGTCACCCACCTGCCGATCGCGATGGATGCCGCCCGGATCGCACTGGTGTTTGCCCTGAGTTTTGGCATGTGCGCCGCCTCCGGTGCCATCGCCACTCGACGCTTGAGCGCCGCCGATCCGGCGGATATCTTTTGA
- a CDS encoding DUF6932 family protein: MLPPFDKRGNLPPGIHYCSWSEFLARFASNTRRRQLAAGLQEAMELLRAAGCPTVYIDGSFVSNKQMPADFDACWELDGVNLEVLDPLLLRNENRSQLQKLRFGGELFFFRLQDAGRSETMFDFFQADKATGEAKGIVAIDLQVKES; encoded by the coding sequence GTGCTTCCACCTTTCGATAAAAGAGGCAATCTCCCGCCGGGCATCCACTACTGCTCATGGTCAGAATTTCTGGCACGCTTTGCCAGCAACACGCGACGCAGACAACTGGCTGCTGGGTTGCAGGAGGCGATGGAACTGCTGAGGGCGGCGGGTTGTCCAACCGTCTACATCGACGGCAGCTTCGTGAGCAACAAGCAGATGCCCGCTGACTTCGATGCCTGCTGGGAATTGGATGGCGTTAATCTGGAAGTACTAGATCCATTGCTGCTGCGCAACGAAAATCGCTCTCAATTACAGAAGCTGCGCTTTGGCGGAGAGCTGTTCTTCTTTCGTCTCCAGGATGCTGGACGTTCAGAAACAATGTTTGACTTTTTTCAGGCCGACAAAGCTACAGGAGAAGCAAAAGGGATTGTTGCTATCGATTTACAGGTCAAAGAGTCATGA
- a CDS encoding ATP-binding cassette domain-containing protein, whose amino-acid sequence MPEVPFTPVTVPRAIQVRGLSHRMGSGAAARQVLFDLDLEVGWGELVILMGPSGCGKTTILTLVGALRSVQAGSVQTLGVELAGASQATRIALRRRIGFIYQAHNLHASLTACGNVRMGLEVHGIDRLQEAEDQITAILRDVGLADYGRSYPARLSVGQKQRVAIARALVACPPLILADEPTSALDRTTGRQVVDLLQDLTRRQGSTILMVTHDNRILDIADRIIEMEDGRILSSTVPKT is encoded by the coding sequence ATGCCAGAAGTACCCTTTACCCCCGTTACCGTCCCCCGCGCCATCCAGGTGCGCGGTTTGAGCCACCGGATGGGCTCCGGTGCTGCCGCCAGGCAGGTTCTATTCGACCTCGATCTGGAAGTAGGTTGGGGGGAGCTGGTGATTTTGATGGGTCCATCCGGCTGCGGCAAGACCACGATCTTGACCCTGGTCGGAGCCCTGCGCAGCGTGCAGGCAGGGAGCGTTCAGACCCTCGGTGTCGAGCTGGCAGGTGCCAGCCAGGCGACGCGCATCGCCCTGCGCCGCCGGATCGGCTTTATCTACCAGGCCCACAATCTGCACGCGAGCCTCACCGCCTGCGGCAACGTCCGCATGGGACTGGAGGTACACGGCATCGATCGATTGCAGGAGGCCGAAGACCAGATTACGGCGATCCTGCGCGATGTGGGTCTGGCCGATTACGGGCGGTCTTATCCAGCCAGACTGTCGGTCGGCCAGAAGCAGCGCGTCGCCATCGCCCGCGCCCTGGTGGCCTGCCCGCCGCTCATTCTCGCCGACGAGCCGACGTCGGCCCTCGACAGGACCACCGGACGCCAGGTAGTCGATCTGCTGCAGGATCTGACCAGACGCCAGGGCAGCACAATCTTGATGGTCACCCACGACAACCGCATCCTCGATATCGCCGACCGGATCATCGAAATGGAGGACGGCAGGATTCTCAGTTCTACTGTCCCAAAAACCTGA
- a CDS encoding helix-turn-helix domain-containing protein — MIIDDQQYQLTGEWLKRFQKELTELQGRVPDTTLLSEKLFESRKGALESQIQQLQEQLDEYDHLRSSQVFSLQIASLEELGIALIKARIVAGWTHEQLAGKLGWSEAQVLTNERSEYQNASLGELMAVARALEVDAAIHLAIA, encoded by the coding sequence ATGATCATCGACGACCAGCAGTATCAGCTTACTGGAGAGTGGCTCAAGCGCTTCCAAAAAGAATTGACGGAGTTACAAGGCAGAGTCCCTGATACTACCCTTCTATCGGAGAAACTCTTCGAGTCACGAAAAGGCGCGCTCGAGAGCCAAATCCAGCAGTTGCAGGAGCAACTCGACGAGTACGACCACCTGCGCTCCAGCCAGGTGTTTTCCTTGCAGATCGCTTCTCTGGAAGAGCTTGGCATCGCTTTGATCAAGGCGCGGATCGTAGCCGGTTGGACCCACGAGCAACTGGCAGGCAAGCTCGGATGGTCGGAAGCACAGGTACTCACAAATGAGCGATCGGAATATCAGAACGCTTCACTGGGAGAGTTGATGGCAGTAGCCCGTGCTCTAGAAGTAGACGCTGCTATTCACCTGGCCATCGCTTGA
- a CDS encoding tetratricopeptide repeat protein — translation MGWPSLRIERLRFGSHGRGDGMKKGKGFDAAANRQPPRPGIKQLLDQAVYCYRAGHRQQAEGLFRQILQLQPNQPEALLGLGGIAAQTGQLEQARHLFKRVVSLQPDNGEALYHLGLLCEQTDRSEEAANAYRRALTLDPRSGLLHYRLATVLKRQGKLEAALESYGRSTAFSPNLVEAHNAQAGVLEALGRPQEAISCYRQALALRPDIAELHYNLGVVFRQLGRWAEAATALGNAVALKKDFAAAHNNLGQVLQQQGKFVEAAAQLERAIALDPNRWEAHNNLGVLLQEQNRFEEAIAAYRRALVHPPQAAIVLNNLGALLEAKGQIEEALACYRQALAVEPGNLVARWRQQLALPVLYQDTERIAEWHSRFGEHLEKLIAQTVLDTDEQKQQALAATGSLTLFRLPYQGLDVTRLHGQYGQLLHRILSASYPHWVQPLPVVHRGNSKIRVGYLSNHLCDHNGARWALGWLRHHDRSQFEIYCYHTGLEIDAITDQFRVQADHFFHLPRGLEAVGRQVLADGLQVLVFPDLGMDARTMQLAALRLAPVQCTAWGHPVTSGLPTVDYYLSSDLMEPEPAQAHYSERLVRLPKLGLCYPRPVFPALTRDRCRYGLRSEAVIYLCCQSLFKYLPQHDWLWPAIARQVPQAQFVFLSLPEANLSAQFWQRLGGAFCDAGLEVSDYCVLLPRLGHDDYLQLHLLADIFLDSIGWSGGNTTFEALAAGLPVVTWPGAFMRSRHAGAMLQLLAIAETVATCEQTYLTIAARLGNDPDWRKQVSARVKENCWRLFDDQDCVRALEAFFQQAVQEKAH, via the coding sequence ATGGGCTGGCCTTCCCTGCGGATCGAGCGGTTACGATTTGGGAGCCACGGTCGCGGAGACGGCATGAAAAAGGGCAAGGGATTCGACGCAGCCGCAAACAGGCAGCCCCCCAGGCCAGGCATCAAACAACTTCTCGATCAGGCGGTGTACTGCTACCGGGCTGGGCACCGGCAACAGGCGGAAGGGTTGTTTCGCCAGATCTTGCAGTTGCAGCCCAATCAGCCCGAAGCGCTGCTGGGTCTGGGGGGCATCGCTGCCCAGACAGGCCAGTTGGAGCAGGCGCGGCACCTTTTTAAGCGAGTCGTCTCCCTCCAGCCAGACAACGGCGAAGCGCTCTACCACCTCGGGCTCCTCTGCGAACAGACCGATCGCTCTGAAGAAGCGGCAAATGCTTACCGCCGTGCCCTTACTCTCGATCCGCGTTCAGGGCTGCTGCACTACCGCCTGGCCACGGTGCTCAAAAGACAGGGCAAGCTGGAAGCGGCGCTGGAAAGCTATGGGCGCAGTACAGCTTTCTCTCCCAATCTGGTCGAGGCTCACAACGCCCAGGCAGGTGTGCTCGAAGCCCTTGGTCGCCCGCAGGAAGCGATTTCTTGCTACCGACAGGCGCTAGCGCTGCGCCCGGACATCGCCGAGTTGCACTACAACCTGGGCGTCGTCTTCCGGCAACTGGGCCGCTGGGCGGAGGCCGCCACTGCCCTGGGCAACGCCGTCGCCCTCAAAAAAGACTTTGCCGCTGCCCACAACAACCTCGGACAGGTTCTCCAACAGCAGGGCAAATTCGTAGAAGCAGCCGCTCAACTGGAGCGGGCCATTGCCCTGGACCCCAATCGTTGGGAAGCCCACAACAATCTGGGAGTGCTCCTGCAGGAGCAGAACAGGTTTGAGGAGGCGATTGCTGCCTATCGCCGGGCACTTGTTCACCCGCCCCAGGCTGCCATCGTGCTCAACAACCTCGGAGCTTTACTGGAGGCGAAGGGGCAGATTGAGGAAGCGCTCGCCTGTTATCGTCAGGCCCTGGCAGTGGAGCCGGGTAATCTCGTCGCCCGCTGGCGGCAGCAGTTAGCCCTGCCGGTGCTCTACCAGGACACAGAACGGATTGCTGAGTGGCACTCACGCTTCGGCGAACACCTGGAGAAGCTCATCGCACAGACCGTCCTCGATACGGACGAACAAAAACAGCAGGCCCTGGCGGCGACGGGCTCGCTCACCCTGTTTCGTCTGCCCTACCAGGGTCTCGATGTCACCCGGTTGCACGGGCAGTACGGCCAGCTTCTTCACCGCATCCTGTCTGCCAGTTATCCGCACTGGGTCCAGCCCCTCCCGGTTGTTCATCGGGGCAACAGCAAAATTCGCGTGGGTTATCTCTCAAACCATCTGTGCGATCACAACGGTGCGCGCTGGGCGCTTGGCTGGCTCCGGCACCACGACCGTTCCCAGTTTGAAATCTACTGCTATCACACGGGTCTGGAGATAGACGCGATCACAGACCAGTTCCGGGTGCAGGCGGACCATTTTTTTCACCTGCCGCGCGGCCTGGAGGCTGTGGGCCGTCAGGTTCTCGCAGATGGGCTCCAGGTGCTGGTCTTTCCGGATCTGGGCATGGACGCGAGAACGATGCAGCTGGCGGCATTGCGCCTCGCTCCGGTGCAATGCACCGCCTGGGGCCACCCGGTCACCTCCGGCCTGCCTACCGTCGATTACTACCTTTCCAGCGATCTGATGGAGCCGGAACCGGCCCAGGCGCACTACAGCGAGCGGCTTGTTCGCCTGCCCAAACTCGGGCTTTGCTACCCCAGGCCAGTTTTTCCTGCTCTCACGAGGGATCGCTGCCGCTACGGACTGCGATCCGAGGCGGTCATCTATCTTTGCTGCCAGTCACTGTTTAAATATTTGCCGCAGCACGACTGGCTCTGGCCTGCTATCGCCCGCCAGGTACCACAGGCGCAGTTCGTCTTCCTCTCGCTGCCGGAGGCAAACTTGAGCGCGCAATTTTGGCAGCGCCTGGGCGGAGCTTTTTGCGACGCAGGGCTGGAGGTGAGCGATTATTGTGTCCTGCTGCCTCGCCTGGGGCACGACGATTATCTGCAGTTGCATCTACTGGCAGACATCTTCTTAGATTCGATCGGCTGGTCCGGCGGCAATACGACCTTCGAGGCTCTCGCTGCCGGATTGCCGGTCGTCACCTGGCCGGGTGCCTTTATGCGCAGCCGCCATGCCGGTGCCATGCTCCAACTACTGGCGATTGCCGAGACAGTGGCCACCTGTGAGCAGACCTATCTGACGATTGCGGCCCGGCTCGGTAACGACCCCGATTGGCGCAAACAGGTTTCCGCCCGCGTCAAAGAAAACTGCTGGCGGCTCTTCGACGATCAAGACTGCGTGCGGGCACTCGAAGCGTTCTTTCAGCAGGCAGTGCAGGAAAAAGCTCACTAA
- a CDS encoding Dps family protein: protein MSELQGELSELVDLTLQTKQAHWNVSGPLYLPLHEQFEEQVKEYREFSDRVAERILSLGASADGRPQTVVRTSPLGEYPAGYVSDEQAIRIEVDRLSKITKNTLARIERLAEPDPVGQNLLQEIEYTLEKHLWQMRIHFARPGGTGDGLPYTSTK, encoded by the coding sequence GTGAGCGAACTGCAGGGTGAGCTGAGCGAACTGGTCGATCTGACCTTGCAGACCAAGCAGGCCCACTGGAATGTGTCCGGACCCCTCTATCTGCCCCTGCACGAGCAATTTGAAGAGCAGGTCAAAGAATATCGCGAGTTCTCCGACCGGGTGGCAGAGCGCATCCTCAGCCTGGGCGCATCGGCGGATGGCAGGCCCCAGACGGTCGTGCGCACCTCGCCTCTGGGCGAATACCCGGCAGGCTACGTGAGCGACGAGCAGGCGATCCGCATCGAGGTCGATCGCTTGAGCAAGATCACCAAAAACACCCTGGCCCGGATCGAGCGGCTGGCAGAGCCGGACCCGGTGGGCCAGAACCTGCTGCAAGAAATCGAGTACACCCTTGAGAAGCACCTCTGGCAGATGCGTATCCACTTCGCCCGGCCAGGTGGCACCGGCGACGGTTTGCCCTACACCTCTACGAAGTAA